In the genome of Hyphomonas sp. Mor2, one region contains:
- a CDS encoding PLP-dependent transferase, producing the protein MKMIHARSGALSNGEPISPPIVTAAKYKLSGIPDTPYTYGRDINPTVEAAEVAISALEQAPVIAFPSGMAAITAGLMATAKAGDRVLVPSDGYYVTRVLLEDILSGHDIAFDAIPTRDFATADFSPYAVVWIETPSNPGLDLCSIRSVSESAHANGAITVVDNTTLTPLLQRPLDLGADLIVSSDTKAMAGHSDCLYGHVATRNDALFQKAWTWRKVSGAIPDPFASFLVHRGLMTLELRLQRMCSNAADLVERLDGHPAIKTLKYPGMGFIIGLTFETEAIAERFIDACPAIFASTSFGGIHTSAERRARWGDDVDQGFVRLSVGCEPTDALIRAIEATLETL; encoded by the coding sequence ATGAAAATGATTCACGCGCGCTCAGGCGCGCTCTCGAATGGCGAGCCGATCAGTCCGCCTATCGTGACGGCGGCCAAATACAAATTGTCTGGAATACCAGACACGCCCTACACATATGGCCGCGATATCAACCCGACCGTCGAAGCCGCCGAGGTCGCGATCAGCGCGCTTGAGCAAGCCCCGGTTATTGCATTCCCGTCCGGCATGGCGGCCATCACTGCAGGCCTGATGGCCACAGCGAAGGCCGGAGACCGAGTCCTGGTGCCGTCAGATGGCTACTATGTCACCCGGGTCTTGCTGGAAGATATTTTGAGCGGCCATGACATTGCCTTCGACGCCATCCCGACCCGGGACTTCGCGACCGCCGATTTCAGCCCATACGCCGTCGTCTGGATCGAAACGCCGTCCAATCCGGGTCTGGACCTCTGCTCAATCCGATCGGTTTCAGAATCTGCACACGCGAACGGCGCGATCACGGTGGTCGACAATACGACGCTGACGCCGCTCCTTCAGCGACCCCTGGATCTTGGCGCGGATCTCATCGTTAGCTCTGACACCAAGGCGATGGCGGGACATTCCGACTGCCTCTATGGACATGTCGCAACCCGCAATGATGCGCTGTTTCAAAAGGCCTGGACGTGGCGAAAGGTCTCTGGCGCCATCCCGGATCCCTTCGCCTCCTTCCTCGTTCATCGCGGACTGATGACGCTTGAACTGAGGCTGCAGCGCATGTGCAGCAATGCGGCGGATCTGGTCGAGCGTCTGGATGGGCATCCCGCGATTAAGACTCTGAAATATCCCGGAATGGGATTCATCATCGGTCTGACGTTTGAAACCGAAGCGATCGCCGAACGATTCATCGACGCGTGCCCGGCCATTTTCGCCTCTACCAGCTTTGGCGGTATTCACACGAGCGCGGAGAGACGGGCGCGTTGGGGCGATGATGTCGACCAGGGCTTCGTCCGACTCTCGGTTGGATGCGAACCCACGGATGCGCTCATTCGGGCCATTGAGGCGACTCTTGAAACACTTTGA
- the tsaE gene encoding tRNA (adenosine(37)-N6)-threonylcarbamoyltransferase complex ATPase subunit type 1 TsaE, translated as MKHFDLPSLAATAQLAQSLAPHLKAGDVIALHGGLGAGKTTFSRSLIEAVLGQVTEVPSPTYTLVQTYDGPAFPIFHMDLYRLEHPDDVFELGWDETQNGLALIEWSDRAGPHLPAWRLDLTLEILGDTRKAILEPHGEDWQTRLHEL; from the coding sequence TTGAAACACTTTGACTTACCCTCGCTGGCGGCCACTGCGCAGCTCGCTCAGTCCCTCGCGCCACACCTGAAGGCGGGAGACGTGATCGCCTTGCATGGGGGGCTGGGCGCTGGGAAGACGACATTTTCCCGGAGCTTGATCGAAGCCGTGCTGGGTCAGGTGACGGAGGTTCCGAGCCCGACCTATACGCTGGTACAGACCTATGACGGGCCCGCCTTCCCGATCTTTCACATGGACCTGTATCGGCTCGAGCATCCCGATGACGTGTTCGAACTCGGCTGGGACGAGACGCAAAACGGACTGGCTCTGATCGAGTGGTCGGACCGCGCCGGGCCGCATTTGCCAGCCTGGCGGCTCGATCTCACACTGGAAATCCTTGGGGATACCCGCAAAGCAATACTGGAACCGCACGGCGAAGACTGGCAGACACGGCTGCATGAGCTCTGA
- the addB gene encoding double-strand break repair protein AddB produces the protein MAALPRRMSSLFGRDLPKVYSIPPGANFLDELAQVLADESRFGEDPEALADALIYVPNRRSERALAFALHKAGNRQASLLPDIRALGDLETDEPPPSAEAAVANLPPVISAAERVGRLTRLVMAYFQAHGTGMPATSCLAAAKELARLLDQAALSGEVDWTQLKDLVPETQLADHWRRSVEFLSIITEQWPTDLETAQRMDPYTRRYAAAEAMVQEWRSNPPETPVIIAGSTGATPASRLLMQAAMTLPSGLVILPGLDNELRPEALDRIGRAPSHPQYTLARTLRALDLQPSDVEPWPARTSAPKASARRRLIHEALAPAPSTADWTVRLTKLAKDGDTGAFVSDALSGLSTVEAKDDTDEALLAALILRETLEHEGRTAALVTPDAGLARRVSAMLTRWDVHVAPSAGWPLTQTDAGSLALLVADWLLDPACPVALMAMLNHPYARLQRDAVLALDRACLRGPRLWSDWPDLVAHVEALGQGDPDRHRRGTAQEFANALSLLGDLSGALSASPETKPCTGADWLQLISTAASHISEAPQPWTGEDGAALSQLLRHMAELSEPLGEQSPLVWNDLLKAEALMVSVHRGEPHPRLAIWGPLEARLQTADHLILAGLNEGIWPAQPPADAFLPRVFREKIGLADPDERIGLSAHDFAQLAAAPSVTLLSSQRRDDKPAVSSRWLWRLKTLARGALGDAADLALSPSTEANPIAWLEALEQAPDRAHDFAAEPRPTPPVEARPKKLSVTRIEQLVRDPYAIYCEYILGLRRLDPLNLPPDVRVRGTAIHKALERFEDPGTGTTPDDLLALLEEELRRGGEAEADIIALRERRRTISAEYLEWRDAQQAQLVGNPLTEVYGEITLKIGDHPFTLSGTADRIERRVGGGAAILDFKSGKPPSEKQVRSGLSPQMPLQGLIAREGGYEALGRADVDALTYLRFGTAFEVREIGDANSRAKLEDAPVSDIIRDAEAGLVQLLTAFSNPEHPYLSAPRPERVTYESDYSRLARRDEWTGLSTYD, from the coding sequence TTGGCTGCGCTGCCACGGCGCATGAGCAGCTTGTTTGGACGGGACCTTCCAAAGGTCTATTCCATCCCGCCAGGGGCAAACTTTCTCGATGAACTGGCGCAGGTTCTGGCCGACGAGAGCCGTTTTGGGGAGGATCCAGAAGCGCTCGCGGATGCGCTGATCTATGTTCCCAATCGCAGATCCGAGCGCGCCCTCGCCTTTGCCTTGCACAAGGCCGGGAATCGTCAAGCGAGCCTGTTGCCAGACATTCGCGCGCTCGGCGATTTGGAGACAGACGAGCCGCCCCCGAGCGCTGAGGCGGCCGTCGCAAACCTGCCGCCCGTGATATCTGCGGCCGAGCGTGTCGGGCGCCTGACCCGCCTGGTGATGGCCTACTTCCAGGCGCACGGAACCGGGATGCCAGCGACGTCCTGTCTTGCCGCCGCAAAAGAACTCGCTCGCCTGCTGGATCAGGCCGCGCTGTCTGGCGAGGTCGATTGGACGCAACTGAAAGACCTGGTGCCGGAAACACAACTGGCAGACCATTGGCGGCGCTCGGTCGAGTTTCTCTCAATCATCACCGAGCAATGGCCGACCGATCTGGAAACCGCCCAGCGCATGGATCCCTATACGCGCCGCTACGCGGCCGCCGAAGCCATGGTTCAAGAATGGCGCTCAAATCCGCCAGAAACGCCGGTGATCATTGCCGGGTCGACCGGGGCGACACCCGCCAGTCGCTTGTTGATGCAGGCGGCGATGACTCTGCCCAGCGGGCTCGTCATCCTGCCAGGTCTCGATAATGAGCTGAGGCCCGAGGCGTTGGACCGGATCGGGCGCGCGCCGTCGCACCCGCAATACACGCTGGCGCGGACTCTGCGCGCCCTCGATCTGCAACCGTCAGATGTCGAGCCCTGGCCGGCGCGCACGTCTGCCCCGAAGGCTTCCGCCAGGCGACGCCTGATCCATGAGGCGCTGGCCCCGGCACCCAGCACCGCGGACTGGACGGTGCGCCTGACCAAACTCGCCAAGGACGGCGATACGGGCGCATTTGTCAGCGATGCCCTGAGCGGCCTGTCAACCGTGGAAGCGAAGGATGACACGGACGAAGCCCTGCTCGCGGCGCTGATCCTGAGAGAAACTCTGGAACATGAAGGCCGCACCGCCGCCCTGGTGACGCCAGATGCCGGTCTCGCCCGGCGCGTGAGCGCGATGTTGACGCGCTGGGACGTCCACGTCGCCCCATCGGCCGGGTGGCCGCTGACACAAACGGATGCCGGGAGCCTCGCCCTGCTGGTCGCGGACTGGCTCCTCGACCCGGCTTGCCCGGTCGCCCTGATGGCGATGTTGAATCATCCCTATGCCCGGCTCCAGAGGGACGCCGTGCTGGCCTTAGACCGGGCTTGTTTGCGCGGACCTCGTCTCTGGAGCGATTGGCCGGACCTGGTTGCGCATGTGGAGGCATTAGGACAGGGAGACCCCGATCGCCACCGTCGGGGGACTGCACAGGAATTCGCAAACGCCCTGTCTTTGTTGGGTGATCTTTCAGGCGCGCTCTCAGCATCTCCTGAAACAAAGCCGTGCACAGGCGCGGATTGGTTGCAGCTGATCAGCACCGCGGCAAGCCATATCTCGGAAGCGCCGCAGCCCTGGACGGGTGAAGATGGCGCAGCCTTGTCACAGCTTCTGCGCCATATGGCCGAGCTCTCGGAGCCGCTCGGTGAGCAGTCGCCCTTGGTCTGGAACGACTTGCTCAAGGCCGAGGCGCTCATGGTCAGCGTGCATCGGGGTGAGCCGCATCCAAGGCTGGCCATCTGGGGCCCGTTGGAGGCACGGCTGCAAACCGCAGATCACCTCATCCTGGCCGGTTTGAACGAAGGAATCTGGCCAGCTCAACCGCCCGCCGACGCCTTCCTGCCCCGCGTGTTTCGCGAAAAGATCGGACTGGCGGATCCGGACGAACGGATCGGTCTCTCGGCACATGATTTTGCCCAGCTCGCCGCGGCGCCAAGCGTGACGCTGCTATCCAGTCAGCGGCGCGATGACAAGCCCGCGGTCTCGTCGCGGTGGCTCTGGCGCCTCAAGACGCTGGCGCGCGGTGCGCTCGGCGATGCCGCAGATCTGGCTCTTTCGCCGTCGACAGAGGCCAACCCAATTGCTTGGTTGGAAGCCCTCGAACAAGCCCCGGATCGCGCCCATGACTTCGCCGCCGAACCGCGCCCGACCCCGCCTGTGGAAGCCCGTCCCAAGAAACTGTCCGTGACCCGGATTGAGCAATTGGTGCGCGATCCGTATGCGATTTATTGCGAATACATACTCGGACTGCGCCGCCTCGATCCGCTCAACCTGCCGCCTGATGTACGCGTGCGAGGGACGGCCATCCACAAGGCGCTGGAACGGTTCGAGGATCCCGGAACCGGAACGACACCCGACGACCTACTGGCGCTCCTGGAAGAAGAACTGCGCCGCGGTGGCGAGGCTGAAGCGGACATCATCGCCCTGCGCGAACGACGCCGCACCATCAGTGCTGAATACCTCGAATGGCGCGACGCTCAGCAGGCTCAGCTTGTCGGGAACCCCCTCACGGAAGTGTATGGGGAGATTACTTTGAAGATTGGCGACCACCCATTCACGTTGAGCGGAACAGCCGATCGCATCGAACGACGGGTTGGCGGTGGCGCCGCCATTCTGGACTTCAAATCCGGCAAGCCCCCCAGCGAGAAACAGGTCCGCAGCGGGCTTAGTCCGCAAATGCCCTTGCAGGGTCTGATCGCACGCGAGGGCGGATATGAAGCCCTTGGCAGAGCGGATGTGGATGCCCTGACCTACCTTCGCTTCGGCACGGCATTCGAGGTGCGCGAGATTGGCGATGCCAATTCCAGGGCAAAACTCGAGGACGCGCCAGTTTCGGACATAATCCGCGACGCTGAGGCAGGTCTCGTCCAGCTTCTGACGGCTTTCAGCAACCCTGAACACCCCTATTTGAGCGCGCCACGCCCGGAACGAGTGACCTATGAAAGTGACTATTCCCGCCTCGCGAGACGGGACGAATGGACGGGCTTATCGACCTATGACTGA
- a CDS encoding phosphotransferase — MSSDPDRQSLIDHFLFRAGWETATLGWLGQDASTRRYARLSHADGTTAILMDAPRVEDDPCTPDMSEAERQRLGWNAMTRLASSRVDAFVLIADHLRTAGLRAPDIFSHDSAHGFALLEDFGEQREFARLIEQGMAEGPLYTQAARDLARLHRHPKPDVLEKDGERWPILPFDDVALRANADLYADWLHQYDDRARMSDADRVRWEAARDGLIEQAGGFDREFTLRDYHAENLLWLPEGRIGLLDFQDAVIGWDAWDLAMLTQDSRRAVSEAATEAALRAYLEDSGKDEAGLRERLAVIGTLNALRITGVFARLVKRDGKPRYNDFMARQQMMLARNLAHPAAAEMRGFIAETAPFILEAET, encoded by the coding sequence ATGAGCTCTGATCCGGATCGCCAGTCGCTGATTGATCATTTCCTTTTCCGCGCAGGATGGGAGACGGCGACCCTTGGTTGGCTGGGACAAGACGCCTCCACACGCCGATATGCGCGGCTTTCCCATGCTGACGGCACAACCGCCATTTTGATGGACGCCCCGCGCGTGGAAGACGATCCCTGTACGCCGGACATGAGCGAAGCCGAACGCCAGCGCCTGGGTTGGAATGCCATGACGCGCCTTGCCTCAAGCCGTGTCGATGCGTTCGTGCTGATTGCAGATCACTTGCGGACAGCCGGTCTCAGAGCGCCGGACATCTTCTCCCATGACAGCGCCCACGGCTTTGCGCTCCTCGAGGACTTTGGCGAGCAACGCGAATTTGCGCGCCTGATTGAACAGGGCATGGCCGAGGGTCCACTCTACACGCAGGCCGCGCGAGATCTCGCCCGGCTGCATCGTCATCCCAAACCGGACGTGTTGGAGAAAGATGGAGAACGCTGGCCGATCCTGCCCTTTGATGACGTGGCGTTGCGCGCCAATGCTGATCTCTACGCCGACTGGTTGCACCAGTATGACGACCGCGCGCGAATGAGCGATGCGGACCGCGTCCGCTGGGAGGCGGCACGCGACGGACTGATCGAGCAGGCCGGGGGATTCGATCGGGAGTTCACTCTGCGAGACTATCACGCCGAAAACCTGCTCTGGCTTCCGGAAGGACGGATCGGGCTGCTGGACTTCCAGGATGCCGTGATCGGGTGGGACGCCTGGGATCTCGCCATGCTGACCCAGGACTCCCGGCGCGCGGTCAGTGAGGCGGCGACAGAGGCCGCCTTGCGAGCCTATCTGGAAGATAGCGGGAAGGATGAAGCCGGGCTTCGCGAGCGTCTGGCCGTCATCGGAACGCTCAATGCCCTGCGCATCACCGGCGTTTTTGCGCGCCTGGTGAAGCGCGATGGCAAGCCACGCTATAATGATTTCATGGCCCGCCAGCAGATGATGCTCGCTCGAAATCTCGCCCACCCGGCGGCCGCCGAAATGCGCGGCTTTATTGCTGAAACCGCACCATTCATTTTGGAGGCAGAGACATGA
- a CDS encoding nucleotidyltransferase family protein, which yields MTRMPHTAMVLAAGLGTRMRPLTDATAKPLLEVAGRSMIDRLLDNLVVAGVKRVVVNVHWCADLVEAHLQDRQDLQVVISDERDQVLETGGGLAKARPLLGDDPIFVVNTDAFWEPTGPEPLKSLVESFNSELMDECLLLADTKRALGFPGAGDFFRDEAGVLTRRGEAETAPWAYAGVRILKPALYDGAPVEPFSANRIWNDLIPKGRIHGQPLDRFWLHVGDPQALKDAEFWLRCHGA from the coding sequence ATGACCCGCATGCCGCACACCGCGATGGTACTCGCCGCCGGACTGGGCACGCGCATGCGCCCACTGACGGACGCGACGGCGAAGCCGCTTCTCGAAGTGGCCGGACGCAGCATGATTGACCGATTGCTCGACAATCTGGTGGTGGCCGGGGTCAAACGCGTCGTGGTCAATGTTCACTGGTGCGCGGACCTGGTCGAAGCGCATCTTCAGGATCGGCAGGATTTGCAGGTCGTCATCTCGGACGAACGCGATCAGGTTCTCGAAACGGGCGGCGGACTCGCCAAAGCACGTCCTTTGCTGGGCGACGACCCGATCTTTGTCGTCAATACGGATGCCTTTTGGGAACCCACTGGGCCAGAACCGCTAAAATCGCTGGTAGAGAGTTTCAATTCGGAACTTATGGATGAGTGTTTGCTCTTGGCCGACACCAAGCGCGCGCTTGGGTTTCCGGGCGCGGGCGATTTCTTCAGGGATGAGGCTGGAGTTCTGACGCGGCGAGGCGAGGCAGAAACGGCGCCCTGGGCTTATGCTGGCGTGCGGATCCTCAAACCCGCTCTTTACGATGGTGCGCCTGTTGAACCTTTTTCGGCCAATCGAATCTGGAATGACCTGATCCCCAAAGGCCGCATACACGGCCAGCCACTGGACCGGTTCTGGCTGCATGTCGGCGATCCACAAGCGCTGAAGGACGCAGAGTTTTGGCTGCGCTGCCACGGCGCATGA